One window of Planctomycetaceae bacterium genomic DNA carries:
- a CDS encoding DUF4274 domain-containing protein, whose amino-acid sequence MPISKRRQQEILNLATPGVPPNTPEEFWNDDAALKPLIRDADRRRKVWLSTATDPKELHLFAENWHWDGGGGKQLQPLVGNRHCDAGTLLMLFWYGGGEDSYFQYNRLTDIESEFDREVHRLLLKIEKRLAKNDYVTANIYFDPSSFASMHDRRDEFARPVPDFMYQPIGRKPRNTNRG is encoded by the coding sequence ATGCCTATATCGAAAAGACGCCAGCAGGAAATTCTAAATCTTGCGACACCTGGCGTACCGCCCAACACACCTGAAGAGTTTTGGAATGATGATGCGGCTCTGAAGCCGCTCATTCGAGATGCGGATCGGAGACGCAAAGTTTGGTTAAGTACCGCTACTGATCCGAAAGAACTCCACCTATTCGCAGAGAACTGGCATTGGGACGGCGGCGGCGGAAAACAGCTTCAACCATTGGTAGGCAATCGTCATTGCGACGCTGGCACGCTTTTGATGCTATTTTGGTACGGTGGAGGTGAAGACTCCTACTTCCAATACAACCGCCTCACGGATATCGAAAGCGAATTTGACCGGGAGGTGCATCGGCTTCTGCTCAAAATCGAGAAGCGTCTGGCCAAGAATGACTACGTGACCGCGAACATCTATTTCGATCCGTCATCCTTTGCATCAATGCATGATCGGAGAGATGAATTTGCGAGACCTGTGCCGGACTTCATGTATCAGCCGATTGGACGAAAGCCTCGGAATACAAACCGCGGATAA